Part of the Panicum virgatum strain AP13 chromosome 4N, P.virgatum_v5, whole genome shotgun sequence genome is shown below.
CCCGCTTTTAACTTTTTAGGAGATCTACTGCTACGCTATGCAACATTTGTCCGCTGCGTCCGCTAAAGGGGTTTTTATGAGATTCAGCAGTGTTAAATATCCGCTAAAGTGGCTTTTGCGAGATTTAGTAGCGCTAAATGTCAATCATTCGCTCAAAGACGCAGCCAAAAGAACCGATATAACTAAATGAATGTAGTGTGGACCCTAGGCAACGTAGCATGGGCACCATTGGGCAGTTAAGAGACATGTTGGAGTTTATTTTTTGGTGTTAGACCAATAATGCTTATAATTTTATATGTGATTATTGATGATTTTATCATTCCGCTAAATGATTTAGCTTTCGCTATAACCCGCTATAGCTTTCTATAGATTTTAGAGAAGGCTGCCGCTAAACTTCATAGCCTGCTATTTTCAACATTGATTGTTTACACTGTTGATGCTATTTTTGGTTATCAATATGATTCTTCAGATCCAAGCCCTAGCATCCCAGCTCTCTGATCTTTGGAACTTAATGGATGCCCCTGTGGAGGAATGCCAACCTTTTCATCACATCACATGCAATATGTCCTTAACTTTGGATGAAGTGACAGTTCCAGGAGCTCTGGCTCTTGATGTAATTGAGCAGGTTAGAAAGTGGTTTCTTTTCAGTGTTCCTTGGACTTATGAAATAGCATGCTGTTATTTGCCTGTTATTGATTATTTTTGCACTTTGAAGGCTGAACTTGAAGTTGAAAGGCTCGATCAGCTAAAAGCTAGTAGGATGAAGGACATTGCATTCAAGAAGCAAACTGAACTTGAAGATATATATGCCCGGGCTCATATTGCAATAGATTCTAATGCTGCCAGAGACAGAATAATGTCTATTATTGAATCTAGTAGTTTTGAGCCTTCGGAACTACTGGCTGATATGGAGAACCAGATACTTAAAGCAAATGAAGAGGCATTAAGCAGAAAGGACATATTGGAGAGGGTTGATAGGTGGATGTTAGCATGTGAAGAAGAGAGCTGGCTTGAAGACTATAGCCGGGTATTTAAAATTGATTCTGCTATGTATACTGCTTATTCTCTAGTGAATTTTCTCATTGAAGATATACCAAGTTGTGCTTTGGCTCCTGTACATATTGCCATACTTGaaactgattttttttgttatataCTTTCCACTAACTTCACTTCATTCTTGTGATATCACAATATTCTGATGTTGATGCTTTCTTCATGGCAGGATGATAACAGGTACAGTGCAACTAGGGGTGCACATCTGAATCTGAAGCGCGCGGAAAAGGCTCGTGTTTTGGTCAACAAAATTCCAGGTATGTTCCGACCATTAACAGAATTTTGGGTGTGCAAAACTGACCATGTTAGAGATTGGAGTAAACTTTTTTTTGCTGTTATACTCATATGACATTGGAATTTTTGTAAGAAAATATTCTTCATAACCTGAGCTAACTTTTCATGAATGCCTTTGATGTTTTCATTATGCTAGCGATTGTTGACACGCTGGTTGCAAAGACGCGGACTTGGGAACAAGAGCACGGCATGCCATTCACCTATGATGGTGTTCCTCTCCTTGCGATGCTGGATGAATACAAAGTTCTGAGGcaggagaaggaagaagagaagcgaAGAATGAGGGTATTTATTTCTTTGCTGTGCAATTCGATTTTTTCCATGATTGGTTCCTGAACAACTATCTAATCCATGCTCTGCACCTCTTCATAACCTTGCAGGACCAGAAAAAGATCAATGATCAGCTAGCTGCAGAACAGGAGAAGCTGTTCGGTTCGAAGCTGACCCCAGCGCGGCCCCAGTCCTCAAGGAATGTGGCTGCTGGAGCCCGGGCTAACGGTGGCGGTGGTGCAGTTAATGGCACGCCGGTACGGAGGCTCTCGGCCCTCCAGAGCGGTGGCAGGACAGCGAGCCGGGATGGGCGGAGGGATGTGAGCAGGCCGGTGGCTCCGGTGAACTACGTCGCCATCGCCAAGGAGGATGCGGCCTCGCAGGCATCCAGCAACCACACGGGCCCCTCCACGCCCTGACCATTGTTGGTAGGTACTACTAGGTAGCAACCATCGTGACGGTGCTAGAGATATACCAGTGCAGTAGTAAAGATATATAGCTGGCCAGATTGgaatggcggtggtggcggcgggttTGGTCCCCGGTGCTTCTTCTCAGGCGACGGTGGTGTGGTGTAGATTGGAATTGGGCGCAGGATATGGAATGGAAACAAACGATGCTGGATATGATCTCTCAGTCTCACCCCCGTGTGTTTGTACGGTTGCTCGTTGCTCCTCGTCCCATCTGCCTGGCCGACTCGTTCATCGCGTAGCTTTTGCCTTTGACAGTTTGCTCGTCAGCTGCGAAGTAGGTTGGTGAAGCAACAAGGACGTTGCACAGAAGATTTTGTTTGGGAGGACCAGAAGAGCAAAGTTAAGAGACAGCGACATCTTATGCAACATTTAGCGATGGACTTTACATGGCCCTGGCGACATGTGGCAGTGTTTCAGACTGTTGCAAACCCAATCAAAGCGTCAGCTACTTGAGGTAGCGGCGTTGCCAATCCAGACCATAGCGTATGTACAGCAGATCGTCGCAGAAGCTCCTGTGTCCGGCTCAGTAATCCGTCGGAGGCTGGCAAGCGGCGTCGTAGccgtcggcctcggcctcggcctggTCCTTGTGCGGCGGCACATGCTCCTGCCGCTGGTGCCCTTTCTTGCTCACCTTTGCATGACCAAATCGTTGCATCAGCACACCACGTCGCTCAAGATCGGCGGCGAAATTACGGCAGTGAAGCGGACTGGTAATTAACTTTTACCTTGTGCGATCTTGCCTGGTAGCGGTGGTCCGACGACGCCACCTTGCGGCGTGGCAGGCCCCGGGCGCCCTTGAGCCCAGGGCCAGCCAGGGCGAGCCCGGGCGGCCGCCCTAGGTCCCCTTGGCCGAGTAGTAGAGGATATCCTCAGACCTCAGTTCTCCACGCCGCCGGGAAGGGAGCAAATCGTGGCGGCGCTTGCCAGAAGCGAGGACGATGTTGAAATTTGAGAGGAAGACAGGCAACCGCGTACTGGGCCAAGACTTGGTGGCTCGTGGGCCGAGTATTGGGCTGCGGGACGCTTCAGGCTTCAGCCCAGCGCAGCCTAGGGTTTGCGTGGGGTTTGGTGGCCGCTTGGCCAGCAGCCCAAGCTAGCCACGCGACGCGACCACACCCCCGGCCCCGCCCGCCTGCGCCTGCCGTAGCTCGTCGCCTCGTCATCTGGTCTTTgcgcccgccgcccggccgcccatCGGCCGTCGCCCCATCCGGCCGTCTCGGCCGTCGCCCCATCGCCCCGTTCGACCATCCGGCCGTCTCGTGCACCGCTGCAGGCTGCCTCGGGcggccctcggcggcggcgcctcccgccggccgcgcgcctggCCACCTGCTGCCTGCCTCGACTGGTGGACGGAGGTGGAGGCAGCCGGGGGGGCGTGGGGTGGCGGCCGGTGGACGGAGGGCGGAGCcggacggcggccggcgccgtggGTTGCGGCGGCCCTGCGCTGCTGCGCCGGAACGGCCGGAGGCCTGGAGCGCCGGGCACCGGCGGCCAGCGAGCCTGCACGCGCGCCTTCCGTGGTACGTTGCACTGTTTCACTGGTACTGTTCCGCCCTAGGTCACTTGTCAGGCCGGCTTCGCCACTGCTTGAGCCGGCTCCTGCCGGGCTTGTGGCAGCTGAGCCCGCTCCGGCCGCCGAGGCTGCTGGAGCCGTCGAAGCTGACGACGGACACGTCGTTGGACCCGCAGCTCTCTTtctcctcgacggcgaggtcgccccgccgccggacgACCACCACCCGCCGCCCGGCCCCGGCCACGGCCGACCCCGTGTCCGCGTTCCGGCTCATGCAATCGTCCGCCGCTGGCTCCCCCTGCCGCGTCGCCATCCACCGCTCCAGCCAGCTCCACCCCACGTTGAACTCCGCCTGGTCCGGCCGCGCCGACCGCTTCTTCGTGCTGCCGCAGCTCCGGAGCTGGCACCAATGGAATTGGATTCCACCATCAGCGCAATGCATTCGGTTCAACGACGACACTGTTCGCAAGGCACACACGCCGCAGCACACTTCTTAGTTCTTACCTGCTGGGAGAAGGCGTAGGCGAGGGCTCTCTCGCGCCGCGTCGTCGCCTCGATCCTGCTCTGGATCCTCATCCTCGACACATTGGAGCTCACCGTGCTGTCGTCCCACTCCTCCTGAGACCAGCAGTTGCATCCATCGTCAGCAATGGCGATAGGTGTGCCTTCCAGCTCTGCAAGTCGATCCACTTGCGTCACGCGCAGTGGGCCGTACCTTCACTCTGAacgctggtggcggcggcggcggcggcggccgcgacttCTGGCT
Proteins encoded:
- the LOC120669729 gene encoding 65-kDa microtubule-associated protein 1-like isoform X1, with translation MGVAGHNDPLLGETTCGSLLQQLQLIWDEVGESDEDRDKMLLQLEQECLDVYRRKVDQASSSRARLLQQLANSKSELTRLLSALGELFVSGIPDKTTGTIKEQLAAISPSLELLCKKRDSRVKEFADVQLQIQTLRGEITGNLQFGEHLETPHVNEDDLSVKKLNEFLFELQALQKEKSNRLNKILESVSSVHDLCSVLGTDFVGTVTEVHPSLDDSVGVQAKSISDETLSKLSKIVIGLQEEKSKRFTKIQALASQLSDLWNLMDAPVEECQPFHHITCNMSLTLDEVTVPGALALDVIEQVRKWFLFSVPWTYEIACCYLPVIDYFCTLKAELEVERLDQLKASRMKDIAFKKQTELEDIYARAHIAIDSNAARDRIMSIIESSSFEPSELLADMENQILKANEEALSRKDILERVDRWMLACEEESWLEDYSRDDNRYSATRGAHLNLKRAEKARVLVNKIPAIVDTLVAKTRTWEQEHGMPFTYDGVPLLAMLDEYKVLRQEKEEEKRRMRDQKKINDQLAAEQEKLFGSKLTPARPQSSRNVAAGARANGGGGAVNGTPVRRLSALQSGGRTASRDGRRDVSRPVAPVNYVAIAKEDAASQASSNHTGPSTP
- the LOC120669729 gene encoding 65-kDa microtubule-associated protein 1-like isoform X2, which gives rise to MGVAGHNDPLLGETTCGSLLQQLQLIWDEVGESDEDRDKMLLQLEQECLDVYRRKVDQASSSRARLLQQLANSKSELTRLLSALGELFVSGIPDKTTGTIKEQLAAISPSLELLCKKRDSRVKEFADVQLQIQTLRGEITGNLQFGEHLETPHVNEDDLSVKKLNEFLFELQALQKEKSNRLNKILESVSSVHDLCSVLGTDFVGTVTEVHPSLDDSVGVQAKSISDETLSKLSKIVIGLQEEKSKRFTKIQALASQLSDLWNLMDAPVEECQPFHHITCNMSLTLDEVTVPGALALDVIEQAELEVERLDQLKASRMKDIAFKKQTELEDIYARAHIAIDSNAARDRIMSIIESSSFEPSELLADMENQILKANEEALSRKDILERVDRWMLACEEESWLEDYSRDDNRYSATRGAHLNLKRAEKARVLVNKIPAIVDTLVAKTRTWEQEHGMPFTYDGVPLLAMLDEYKVLRQEKEEEKRRMRDQKKINDQLAAEQEKLFGSKLTPARPQSSRNVAAGARANGGGGAVNGTPVRRLSALQSGGRTASRDGRRDVSRPVAPVNYVAIAKEDAASQASSNHTGPSTP